From the genome of Vibrio porteresiae DSM 19223, one region includes:
- a CDS encoding 3'-5' exonuclease, translated as MNWLLRNYWSYKLEGSAYQYLFTTPAKQEFVSLDCETTSLDPERAELVSIAAVRVNDNRVLLSQPFEIRLAAPHSLDSTSIKIHQLRHQDLHDGLNEKEALKQLIAFIGNRPLVGYHIRYDKKILDIACRKQLGFPLPNPLIEVSQLYQEQLEKLLPNAYIDLSLDAICRHLELPQQEKHDALQDAIAAALIFVRLTHGDLPPLKSPDAVDVHYST; from the coding sequence ATGAATTGGCTACTTAGGAATTACTGGTCATACAAATTAGAAGGGTCAGCGTATCAATACCTCTTTACTACCCCAGCGAAGCAGGAGTTCGTCTCACTCGACTGCGAGACCACCAGTCTTGATCCCGAACGGGCAGAGTTAGTGAGTATTGCTGCAGTAAGAGTCAACGACAACCGAGTATTACTGAGCCAACCCTTTGAAATTCGGCTAGCCGCCCCACACTCTCTTGATTCGACATCCATCAAAATACATCAACTACGCCATCAAGATCTTCACGATGGACTCAACGAAAAAGAAGCCTTAAAGCAATTGATCGCTTTTATTGGTAATCGACCTCTAGTGGGCTATCACATTCGCTATGACAAGAAAATTCTTGATATTGCCTGCCGTAAACAACTGGGGTTTCCACTCCCCAATCCGCTAATTGAAGTGAGTCAACTCTATCAAGAGCAACTCGAAAAGCTGTTACCCAATGCGTACATCGACTTGAGCCTAGATGCCATCTGCCGCCATCTTGAACTACCACAGCAGGAAAAGCATGATGCATTACAAGACGCCATCGCTGCAGCACTGATTTTTGTGCGCTTAACCCACGGTGATTTACCTCCACTTAAGTCTCCCGATGCTGTGGATGTCCATTACTCCACTTGA
- a CDS encoding DUF294 nucleotidyltransferase-like domain-containing protein, whose product MPDKFDMQSPPFACLTTGQQKTLRNALDVAYFRGQQVVIEAQQPSHSLYIVIKGLVEEKSAESGEIYAHYTQDDLFDVRALFDPLTKHRYIALEDTLTYLLPKAVFLQLYQQNEEFASYFDTSLVTRRALLEKAHQQKNIAELILTKVDSSIVQPALQLLPETTIEEATIAMTERSVDCALVLLSPNNKESEHYAIVTQTNLLHALVLQRYDLNTPINTIATAPVLSVEQGDYLFDAMVQMTRRKVKRLMVTHHGAAVGMLDMTQILSVFSTHSHVITLAIARADNLDALAEAASKQRILVESLYNRGVRTRFIMELISAVNEQIMEKAFSLLVPPERQKQCCLMVLGSEGRHEQILKTDQDNALIIANNVDWPEYGQTMHQLTQTLVQLGYPLCPGGVMVQNSQWVKSQHDWDSTLQHWCRSRSADNLMLLAIVADAHCVAGDATLMDPIKHTLSRLTLHQEALLADFVRPALAFSSPLTLFGQVKQGKNGLDIKQGGIFPVVHGIRTLSLEYGITVTNTFERISALQQRRVLEKQTADNLSEALKLFFKLRLAQQLQQHQNSNQLDVKQLDRAERDLLRHSLHVVKKFKQWLAYHYQIRD is encoded by the coding sequence ATGCCAGACAAATTTGATATGCAGTCCCCACCCTTTGCTTGCTTAACGACAGGTCAACAAAAAACCTTACGTAACGCCCTTGATGTTGCCTATTTCCGCGGCCAACAAGTGGTGATTGAAGCGCAGCAACCCAGCCACTCGCTCTACATCGTAATCAAAGGGCTGGTCGAAGAAAAATCAGCGGAGAGCGGCGAGATTTATGCGCACTATACTCAGGATGATCTATTCGATGTGCGCGCCTTGTTTGATCCACTAACAAAACATCGTTATATCGCACTAGAAGACACGCTCACCTATCTCTTACCTAAAGCAGTATTTTTACAGCTATATCAACAAAATGAAGAGTTTGCTTCCTACTTTGATACCAGCCTTGTCACCCGACGCGCCCTATTGGAAAAAGCGCATCAACAGAAAAACATCGCCGAACTTATTCTGACTAAAGTAGACAGTTCGATTGTTCAACCTGCATTGCAATTGTTGCCTGAGACCACCATTGAAGAGGCGACCATTGCCATGACCGAACGCTCGGTTGATTGCGCCTTAGTACTGTTATCACCAAATAATAAAGAATCCGAGCACTATGCGATTGTCACGCAAACCAACCTGCTCCATGCGTTGGTTTTACAACGTTACGACCTCAACACCCCAATTAATACTATCGCTACTGCGCCAGTTCTTTCGGTTGAACAAGGTGACTATCTGTTTGATGCCATGGTGCAAATGACTCGGCGTAAAGTGAAACGCTTGATGGTGACTCATCATGGTGCTGCGGTGGGTATGTTGGATATGACACAGATTCTCAGTGTCTTTTCCACCCATTCCCATGTGATTACCTTAGCGATTGCCCGAGCAGATAATTTAGACGCCCTCGCCGAGGCAGCAAGCAAACAACGAATTTTGGTGGAAAGTCTCTATAACCGAGGAGTTAGAACCCGTTTTATCATGGAACTTATCTCCGCAGTCAATGAACAGATTATGGAGAAAGCTTTCTCTCTACTCGTACCACCAGAGCGCCAAAAGCAGTGCTGTTTGATGGTACTCGGCTCAGAGGGCCGGCATGAACAAATCCTCAAGACCGATCAAGATAATGCGCTGATCATCGCCAATAATGTCGATTGGCCTGAGTATGGACAAACCATGCATCAACTCACCCAAACCTTAGTGCAATTGGGTTACCCACTCTGCCCCGGTGGAGTAATGGTGCAAAACAGCCAATGGGTAAAATCACAGCACGATTGGGACAGCACTTTACAGCACTGGTGCCGTAGCCGTAGTGCTGACAATCTGATGCTATTGGCGATTGTTGCTGATGCCCACTGTGTTGCTGGTGATGCCACATTAATGGACCCAATCAAACACACCCTAAGCCGTCTGACGCTCCATCAAGAAGCGCTCTTGGCCGACTTTGTTCGCCCAGCACTGGCATTCTCGTCACCACTGACACTCTTTGGCCAAGTGAAACAGGGGAAAAATGGTCTTGATATCAAACAAGGCGGGATATTCCCTGTCGTACATGGCATTCGTACGCTCAGTTTGGAATATGGCATCACAGTGACCAATACCTTTGAACGAATTAGCGCACTCCAACAAAGAAGAGTTCTTGAAAAACAGACTGCCGATAACTTATCCGAAGCCTTAAAACTGTTTTTTAAACTGCGTTTAGCCCAACAGCTGCAGCAACATCAAAACTCCAATCAATTGGATGTGAAACAACTCGATCGCGCCGAACGTGACCTATTACGTCATAGCCTGCATGTGGTGAAAAAGTTTAAACAATGGCTCGCATATCACTATCAAATTCGTGATTAA
- a CDS encoding 3-phenylpropionate MFS transporter: protein MNTSPYGWISQYLFGFFFAYGVYLPFWALWFSSQGIPTADIGTLVGIGFATRCLSNLVITPRVHKVELFIPVLRWLAFGGMVAVSLYFAAGGSFWLMALMTVLFNICMGPMMPLPDAMANYYAKQKMLDYGSTRVWGSISFIVGSTLVGYLASSFGSNWILYTALLGFAGTWLVSLRRPNPMPVTLVEETKTERPKLFGLLREWSVVKFLLLVALIQGSHAAYYSVSSLYWKESGYSENIIGYLWSLGVVAEVLLFAFSKKAFSGFGVKTLFYVSAVAVIVRWSITASTTALIPLVIVQLLHSLTYALAHLAAIHYIQYANQSRMVALQALYNALAQGASIAIMTSFSGWGFSHWGANVFWVMAAMGVLALFIRLDVPRSQIHTVDAEKETAVAQKSLS from the coding sequence TTGAACACTTCTCCCTACGGATGGATTTCGCAATATCTATTCGGCTTTTTCTTTGCTTATGGAGTTTATCTACCCTTTTGGGCTTTATGGTTTTCTTCACAAGGTATTCCAACGGCAGATATTGGTACATTAGTCGGGATTGGGTTTGCAACGCGATGTTTGTCCAACTTAGTGATTACCCCGCGGGTGCACAAAGTTGAGTTATTTATTCCGGTGTTACGTTGGCTCGCATTTGGCGGCATGGTGGCGGTCTCGCTCTACTTTGCCGCTGGTGGTAGTTTCTGGTTAATGGCGTTAATGACCGTCTTGTTTAACATCTGTATGGGGCCGATGATGCCGTTGCCCGATGCGATGGCCAATTATTACGCTAAACAGAAAATGCTCGATTATGGTTCGACGCGAGTGTGGGGTTCTATCTCGTTTATTGTCGGCTCGACTTTAGTGGGTTATTTGGCCTCTTCTTTTGGTAGTAATTGGATTTTGTATACCGCACTACTCGGTTTTGCTGGCACTTGGCTGGTCAGTTTGCGCCGTCCCAATCCAATGCCTGTGACCTTAGTAGAGGAAACCAAAACTGAGCGGCCGAAGCTGTTTGGCTTATTGCGTGAATGGTCGGTGGTGAAGTTTTTGCTGCTGGTAGCGTTAATCCAAGGCAGTCACGCGGCCTACTACAGCGTGAGTTCGCTCTATTGGAAAGAGTCGGGCTACTCTGAAAATATTATTGGCTACTTATGGAGCCTAGGTGTCGTTGCTGAAGTATTGCTGTTCGCCTTTAGTAAAAAGGCCTTCTCAGGTTTTGGTGTAAAAACCTTGTTCTACGTTTCTGCTGTGGCGGTTATTGTGCGTTGGAGTATTACTGCATCCACAACGGCTTTGATTCCTTTGGTGATCGTTCAACTGCTTCATAGTTTGACTTACGCGTTAGCTCATTTAGCTGCGATTCATTATATCCAATATGCTAATCAAAGCCGGATGGTCGCGTTGCAAGCGCTCTACAATGCCTTAGCGCAAGGGGCGAGTATCGCCATTATGACTTCGTTTAGTGGGTGGGGATTCTCTCATTGGGGAGCAAATGTATTTTGGGTGATGGCGGCGATGGGAGTGTTGGCGTTGTTCATTCGCTTAGATGTACCGCGCTCCCAAATTCACACAGTAGATGCAGAGAAAGAGACTGCTGTCGCACAGAAATCACTCTCTTAG
- a CDS encoding hybrid sensor histidine kinase/response regulator — translation MQDWLVIPVSLLYLGTLFLIAWYGDRQAHWLANWRPWIYSLSISVYCTSWTFYGTVGQASANPWSFIPIYLAPILVFVFGWRVLARLILIAKREHITSIADFIGARYGKSQGLSVVVTLIAVVGILPYIALQLRAITTGLNVVAPNLFSEFGYENQNVSWFVVLALALFTMLFGTRQVDNTEHHRGMMMAVAFESIVKLGCFLLVGVFICYLSWKEPDFSMGEIAAQNYQSPNWPTLFIHLVMTMVAVICLPRQFHTAVVENEQGQDLHTARWMFPCYLLLMSLFVLPIAWVGQGLLTGVSADTYLISIPKFAGADFMALLAFLGGTSAASGMVIVSTIALAIMVSNDLVMPLMLRRMKLSQRNHRHISNVLVNVRRTLILLLLIGAWLFYKALDAIPSLSAIGFLSFAAVTQFAPALLGGMYWREGNRKGVYSGLAVGFILWLLTLMSASGLLAGNEQNNVLIWLITPPQWLQSIGVAAPDWGMLLSIVLNTLCYVVISLLTRSSLSERLQSAAFVGTPLPDNDNMSIYQSRVTVSELEMLASRFVGRARVRTAFNQYWNSQGETLLPGQQAPASLIRHTERVLAGVFGASSAKLVLTSALQGRNMYLEDVATIVDEASELYDFSRGLLQGAIEHISQGLAVVDKHLRLVAWNQRYLELFNFPPGLVQVGRPIENIIRHNAQQGLCGPGDVEEHVEKRLRHLEKGTAHTSARERPDGRVIEVQGNPMPGGGFVMSFNDITAFRSVEQSLKEANEHLEERVLQRTHELETLNRQLVTATQRSEHESQSKSRFLAAVSHDLMQPLNAARLFSSSLGELTLDAESKRLAHHIESALGAAEDLIGDLLDISRLESGKLEVYPQPFAVRDILDNLAAEFRALAKQQHIEFRVVPSSLYIISDPKLLRRVIQNFLTNAFRYCPNGKVVLGVRHVHDSVRVEVWDNGVGIEEEKQQEIFEEFTRGSQVRSDQGLGLGLAISKGIAQVLGHEIGMRSWHGEGSVFSVSIPRANKPVAAMIYSPVSETVHQVEHLRVLCVDNEESILVGMRELLERWGCDVQTSVDLVSSLKVLEQGWRPDVILSDYRLEQGRTGLEVLQQFRLRMQDDFIGVIISADRTAEIVDAVKSNGFRFLPKPVKPLKLRAMLQQS, via the coding sequence ATGCAAGATTGGTTAGTGATTCCAGTATCGTTGCTGTATCTCGGCACGCTGTTTTTGATTGCGTGGTATGGCGATCGGCAAGCTCACTGGTTAGCAAACTGGCGGCCTTGGATTTACAGTTTATCCATTTCAGTTTACTGCACGTCATGGACTTTCTACGGCACGGTAGGACAGGCCAGTGCCAATCCGTGGTCTTTTATCCCAATCTATCTCGCTCCTATCTTGGTTTTTGTGTTTGGTTGGCGCGTATTGGCGCGGCTGATTTTGATTGCTAAACGTGAGCATATTACGTCGATTGCCGATTTTATTGGGGCAAGATATGGCAAATCTCAGGGCTTGTCTGTCGTGGTGACTCTTATTGCGGTAGTGGGCATTTTGCCTTACATCGCTTTACAACTGCGCGCGATTACTACTGGGTTAAATGTAGTTGCTCCCAATCTCTTTTCCGAGTTTGGTTATGAAAACCAAAATGTCTCTTGGTTTGTGGTTCTCGCGCTAGCGCTTTTTACCATGCTATTTGGCACTCGACAGGTAGATAACACTGAACATCATCGTGGGATGATGATGGCCGTGGCTTTTGAATCGATAGTCAAACTCGGCTGCTTTTTATTGGTGGGCGTGTTTATCTGTTATCTCTCGTGGAAAGAGCCTGACTTTTCGATGGGAGAGATAGCAGCGCAGAATTATCAGTCGCCGAACTGGCCAACACTTTTTATTCATTTGGTCATGACCATGGTCGCGGTGATTTGTTTGCCACGCCAGTTTCACACCGCGGTCGTAGAAAACGAGCAAGGACAAGATCTCCACACGGCGCGTTGGATGTTTCCTTGTTATTTATTGTTGATGAGCCTGTTTGTCTTGCCGATTGCTTGGGTTGGGCAGGGGCTCTTAACTGGCGTCTCTGCAGATACTTACCTTATTAGTATTCCCAAATTTGCTGGTGCTGATTTCATGGCACTACTGGCTTTTTTAGGTGGAACGTCTGCTGCTTCGGGCATGGTGATTGTCTCGACGATAGCATTAGCGATCATGGTGTCGAACGATTTGGTCATGCCGTTAATGCTACGCCGAATGAAGCTAAGCCAACGCAATCATCGGCATATCTCGAATGTGTTAGTCAATGTCCGCCGTACTCTGATTTTACTACTGCTGATCGGTGCATGGCTTTTCTACAAAGCACTGGATGCGATTCCTTCGTTATCTGCCATCGGTTTTCTCTCGTTTGCTGCGGTCACACAGTTTGCCCCCGCACTGCTAGGAGGCATGTATTGGCGAGAAGGAAATCGTAAAGGGGTTTATTCAGGCTTAGCCGTTGGGTTTATCTTGTGGCTGCTGACCTTGATGAGTGCGTCTGGTTTGCTGGCAGGGAATGAACAAAATAACGTCCTCATCTGGCTTATTACGCCACCACAATGGTTGCAAAGTATTGGCGTGGCAGCACCCGATTGGGGGATGTTGTTGAGTATCGTGCTCAATACCTTGTGTTATGTGGTGATCTCTTTACTCACTCGTTCGAGTTTAAGTGAGCGATTGCAATCAGCAGCGTTTGTAGGCACGCCATTACCAGATAATGACAACATGAGCATTTACCAAAGCCGAGTGACGGTCAGTGAATTAGAAATGCTGGCGTCACGGTTTGTGGGAAGGGCACGAGTTCGGACTGCGTTTAATCAGTATTGGAATTCGCAAGGCGAAACCTTACTGCCTGGGCAGCAAGCTCCGGCATCATTAATTCGCCATACCGAACGTGTATTGGCTGGGGTGTTTGGTGCTTCTTCCGCTAAGTTAGTGCTGACCTCTGCCTTACAGGGACGCAACATGTATTTGGAGGATGTTGCCACCATAGTGGATGAAGCTTCTGAACTCTATGATTTCAGCCGAGGTTTGTTGCAAGGCGCGATAGAGCACATCAGTCAAGGGTTAGCGGTAGTCGATAAACATCTGCGGCTGGTGGCGTGGAATCAACGTTACTTGGAGTTATTTAATTTTCCGCCAGGTTTGGTTCAAGTCGGTCGTCCTATCGAAAATATTATTCGGCATAACGCTCAGCAGGGGCTTTGTGGTCCTGGGGATGTGGAAGAGCATGTAGAAAAACGCTTACGCCATTTGGAAAAAGGCACTGCGCATACTTCAGCACGAGAAAGGCCTGATGGTCGAGTGATTGAAGTGCAAGGTAACCCGATGCCCGGCGGTGGGTTTGTGATGAGCTTTAACGATATCACGGCATTTCGCAGCGTAGAACAGAGCTTAAAAGAGGCAAATGAGCATCTAGAAGAGCGCGTTTTGCAACGTACTCATGAGTTGGAAACGTTGAACCGCCAGTTGGTCACCGCGACGCAACGCTCGGAGCATGAGTCGCAATCTAAGTCGCGCTTTTTAGCAGCGGTGAGTCATGACTTAATGCAACCACTTAATGCCGCACGCCTATTTTCCTCCTCTCTTGGTGAGTTGACGTTAGATGCAGAATCGAAACGTTTGGCACATCATATCGAGAGTGCTCTTGGCGCTGCAGAAGATCTGATTGGCGATTTGCTCGATATTTCACGATTGGAATCCGGTAAGTTGGAAGTCTATCCTCAACCTTTTGCCGTGCGCGATATTCTGGATAACTTAGCCGCTGAATTTCGTGCGTTAGCTAAGCAGCAACATATTGAGTTTCGCGTGGTGCCTTCTTCTCTCTACATTATTTCAGACCCTAAACTGCTACGTCGTGTTATCCAAAACTTTCTTACTAATGCGTTTCGTTACTGCCCGAATGGCAAAGTAGTGCTCGGCGTTCGGCATGTACATGACAGTGTGCGAGTTGAAGTTTGGGATAATGGTGTTGGTATTGAAGAAGAGAAACAGCAGGAGATTTTTGAGGAATTTACTCGAGGTTCGCAAGTTCGCTCTGATCAAGGTTTGGGATTAGGATTGGCCATATCCAAAGGGATTGCGCAAGTTCTCGGCCATGAGATAGGCATGCGATCTTGGCATGGTGAGGGGAGTGTTTTTTCGGTCTCCATTCCTAGAGCGAATAAGCCTGTTGCGGCAATGATTTATTCTCCGGTCAGTGAAACTGTTCATCAAGTAGAGCATCTACGGGTGCTGTGCGTCGATAACGAGGAGAGCATCTTGGTTGGCATGCGAGAATTGCTCGAGCGTTGGGGCTGTGATGTGCAGACGTCGGTTGACCTTGTTTCTAGCTTGAAAGTTCTAGAACAAGGGTGGCGTCCGGATGTGATCTTATCCGACTATCGTCTAGAACAAGGGCGCACTGGATTAGAAGTCCTGCAACAATTTCGCTTACGGATGCAAGATGACTTCATCGGTGTGATCATCAGTGCGGATAGAACCGCGGAAATTGTCGATGCGGTGAAATCGAATGGTTTTCGCTTTTTACCTAAGCCAGTTAAACCCCTTAAGCTGCGCGCAATGTTGCAGCAGTCATAA
- the gppA gene encoding guanosine-5'-triphosphate,3'-diphosphate diphosphatase: MSHDVSSPLYAAIDLGSNSFHMLVVRHIDGSVQTMAKIKRKVRLAAGLDENNALSLEAMQRGWDCLSLFAERLQDIPKENIRIVGTATLRTATNVNEFLVKANQILGHPIEVIPGEEEAATIYKGVAHTSGGMGRRLVVDIGGASTEFIIGEGFEAKALTSLKMGCVTWLERHFRDRQLNTTNFNNAIAAAKQTLEPILKQYCELGWNVCVGASGTVQALQEIMLAQGMDEIITLPKLKRLQKQAMMSDHLEELEIEGLTLERALVFPSGLSILIAIFESFQIEEMTLAGGALREGLVYEMVEGLRQDDIRARTLCSIQRRYQIDQHYALQVANLASKLLQQCGGHKWVEESQAEMLLCSAAQLHEIGLSIDFKKGGEHSAYLLQHLDLPGYTRAQKFYLGELARRYREQLTSLPEQHALSGTSAKRILRILRLAVLLSHRRQAELEPEFTLEADGDVLTLTLDAQWLHDNPLTRTELELEANRQTDIGWPLTVVAK, translated from the coding sequence ATGAGTCACGATGTATCTTCACCGCTATACGCTGCAATCGATTTGGGCTCCAACAGCTTCCATATGTTGGTGGTTCGGCACATCGACGGTAGCGTGCAAACGATGGCGAAAATTAAGCGCAAAGTGCGCTTAGCCGCTGGACTTGATGAGAACAACGCATTGAGTCTAGAAGCGATGCAGCGCGGCTGGGACTGTTTGAGCCTCTTTGCCGAGCGACTTCAAGATATTCCTAAAGAGAATATCCGCATCGTTGGTACCGCAACTTTACGGACAGCGACCAACGTTAATGAGTTTCTTGTTAAAGCTAATCAGATCCTAGGACACCCCATAGAAGTGATTCCCGGAGAAGAAGAAGCAGCCACTATATATAAAGGTGTGGCGCATACTTCGGGCGGAATGGGACGTCGCTTAGTCGTCGATATCGGTGGAGCAAGTACAGAGTTTATTATTGGTGAAGGTTTCGAAGCCAAAGCGTTAACCAGTCTCAAAATGGGTTGTGTGACTTGGCTTGAACGACACTTTAGAGATCGTCAACTCAACACCACCAACTTCAATAATGCGATTGCGGCAGCCAAACAGACCCTTGAGCCGATTTTAAAACAGTATTGCGAACTGGGTTGGAACGTCTGTGTAGGTGCAAGTGGTACCGTACAGGCATTACAAGAGATCATGCTGGCTCAAGGGATGGATGAAATCATCACTCTGCCAAAGCTAAAACGCCTGCAAAAGCAGGCGATGATGTCAGATCATCTGGAAGAGTTGGAAATCGAGGGGTTAACTCTCGAGCGAGCATTGGTATTCCCAAGTGGACTATCGATTCTTATCGCGATTTTCGAATCCTTCCAGATTGAAGAGATGACATTAGCCGGTGGCGCTTTGCGTGAAGGTCTCGTGTATGAGATGGTCGAAGGGTTACGTCAAGATGATATCCGCGCACGAACCCTGTGCAGCATTCAACGCCGTTATCAAATTGATCAACACTATGCTCTGCAAGTCGCCAATCTTGCGAGCAAATTGCTCCAACAATGTGGGGGGCACAAGTGGGTTGAAGAGAGCCAAGCTGAAATGTTGCTGTGCAGCGCAGCCCAACTGCATGAAATCGGGCTGAGTATCGATTTCAAAAAAGGCGGAGAGCATAGTGCATATCTATTGCAACATCTGGACTTACCCGGCTATACCCGAGCGCAAAAATTCTATCTGGGTGAATTAGCACGACGTTATCGTGAGCAGTTAACCTCATTACCAGAGCAGCATGCTTTGTCTGGCACGAGTGCCAAACGAATTTTGCGGATATTGCGTTTAGCTGTGCTACTTAGTCATCGTCGTCAAGCTGAGCTGGAACCTGAATTCACGCTCGAAGCCGATGGAGATGTACTGACGTTAACACTTGATGCTCAGTGGTTACACGACAATCCATTAACTCGCACCGAATTAGAGCTAGAAGCGAACCGTCAAACGGATATCGGCTGGCCATTGACTGTGGTGGCTAAGTAA
- the rhlB gene encoding ATP-dependent RNA helicase RhlB translates to MKKTHITEQKFADFGLHPQVIDGLNKKGFEYCTPIQAMALPVLLAGQDIAGQAQTGTGKTLAFLTATFNHLLVTPEHEGRQPTQPRAIIMAPTRELAIQIYHDAECLIESTGLKAALAYGGESYDKQLAKLQEGVDVLIGTTGRIIDFYKQRAFNLNNIQAVVLDEADRMFDLGFIKDIRFLFRRMPEPKDRLNMLFSATLSYRVQELAFEHMNTPEHVVVEPSQKTGALIKEELFYPSNEHKMALLQTLIEEEWPDRAIIFANTKHQCEKIWGHLAADQHRVGLLTGDVPQKKRERILEEFTRGELDILVATDVAARGLHIPQVTHVFNYDLPDDCEDYVHRIGRTGRAGASGNSISFACEQYAVNLPGIEEYIEHSIPMSEYDATALLTDLPKPIILRKNPQQRRTNTGGARNSGKRKPQRRSHPNQKKDS, encoded by the coding sequence ATGAAAAAGACGCATATCACAGAGCAAAAATTCGCCGACTTCGGTTTACACCCGCAAGTCATTGATGGACTGAATAAAAAAGGGTTCGAATATTGCACCCCGATTCAGGCCATGGCGTTGCCGGTACTGCTCGCCGGCCAAGACATTGCAGGCCAGGCCCAAACGGGGACTGGTAAGACGCTTGCGTTTCTTACTGCTACCTTTAACCATTTGCTAGTGACACCTGAACATGAAGGTCGTCAGCCAACTCAACCTCGCGCCATCATTATGGCTCCGACCCGCGAATTGGCGATTCAGATCTATCATGACGCAGAGTGTCTAATTGAGAGCACAGGCCTCAAAGCAGCGCTCGCCTATGGAGGTGAAAGCTACGATAAACAGTTAGCCAAGCTTCAAGAAGGTGTTGATGTTCTGATCGGTACCACCGGTCGTATCATCGATTTTTACAAACAACGTGCGTTTAATCTAAACAACATTCAAGCGGTTGTATTGGATGAAGCAGACCGTATGTTTGACCTTGGCTTTATTAAAGACATCCGTTTCCTATTCCGTCGTATGCCGGAGCCGAAAGATCGTCTCAATATGCTGTTTTCAGCCACTCTGTCTTACCGAGTGCAAGAATTGGCGTTTGAACACATGAACACCCCTGAACATGTGGTGGTGGAACCATCGCAAAAAACCGGTGCTCTGATTAAAGAAGAATTGTTCTATCCGTCTAACGAACACAAAATGGCGCTACTACAAACTCTTATCGAAGAAGAGTGGCCAGATCGCGCGATTATTTTTGCGAATACCAAACACCAATGCGAAAAAATTTGGGGTCATCTTGCAGCAGACCAACACCGTGTTGGCCTATTAACTGGCGATGTACCACAGAAGAAACGTGAGCGTATTCTTGAAGAATTCACTCGCGGCGAATTGGACATTTTGGTTGCAACCGACGTTGCTGCTCGTGGCCTGCACATTCCACAAGTAACTCACGTCTTTAACTATGACTTACCTGACGATTGTGAAGATTACGTACACCGCATTGGTCGTACAGGTCGCGCAGGCGCAAGTGGTAACTCAATCAGTTTTGCTTGTGAACAATACGCAGTAAACCTACCAGGCATCGAAGAGTACATCGAGCACTCAATTCCTATGTCTGAGTATGATGCAACTGCCCTGCTCACTGATTTGCCAAAACCGATTATTCTACGTAAGAACCCACAACAACGTCGTACCAACACCGGCGGCGCACGCAACTCGGGTAAACGTAAACCACAACGTCGTTCACATCCTAATCAGAAAAAGGATTCGTAA
- the trxA gene encoding thioredoxin TrxA: MSDKFLQLTDDSFEADVINAAGPVLVDFWAEWCGPCKMIAPILDEVAEEYEGKLTIGKLNIDQNAGTPPKYGIRGIPTLLLFKDGSVAATKVGALSKTQLKEFLDANL, from the coding sequence ATGAGTGATAAATTTTTGCAGCTAACAGATGATAGTTTTGAAGCTGATGTAATCAATGCTGCAGGCCCTGTTCTTGTTGATTTTTGGGCAGAATGGTGTGGTCCTTGTAAAATGATTGCTCCAATTCTTGACGAAGTCGCAGAAGAATACGAAGGCAAGCTCACTATCGGTAAACTAAACATCGACCAAAACGCAGGTACACCACCTAAATATGGTATTCGTGGTATTCCAACGCTTCTTTTGTTTAAAGATGGTAGTGTTGCTGCAACAAAAGTAGGTGCATTGTCGAAGACTCAACTTAAAGAATTCCTAGACGCAAACCTATAA